GCGATCTGTTTCTCCAGTTTTTCAGGTGTAAGCTGCTTGCCATCATATTTTACCGTGGCCAGTTTTTCCAGCCACTCTCTAGCCTCTTTTGTGACATCTTTCGAAACCTTCTCCGCCCTTACTACCAGTTCATACTGGTCGATCTGTTCCACATCGATGCCGAATTCCTTCAGCCACTGATCACCATTGGCCATAGCTGTATACATACCCATCGGGCGGCCGCCGAACATTCCATATCTCTCGCCCTTTAGCCTTGCTGCTGCCGACGCAGCCCTAACGAAGTGCATGACCCTTTCAATTACGTCTGAATCTTCGGGATCTCCCCACACTCTTTCAGGCATTATTCCTACCTGTTCAAGGGCACCTGCGGCCGCCAGCTGGCCTACCATTCCAGGGTAAGAGGGGTTTATCTGTCCATAGGTTAGGAAAGGACCGGGAGCATAAAGTGAGGCGATTACTGAAAGATTAGGCCAGCACCAGATTGCGTAATTGAATATCGTTGCCTCCACTTCGGCCTTCATAAGTTCCTTTCCGGCCTTCTTTGCGAGCGAAGGCTTCCATACTATATCGGAGGCTGTGACAACCTCCACTTCACCCGTTGCTTCAAGAGCCTTGACCAGCCTGTCTTGAAACCCCTTGTTCATTTCGATTAAATCATTGTGGACGAAATCTCGTCCGTCGGAAAAAGTGATCACTCCAACCTTTCTCTTTTTCATTGAGCATTCCTCCTCTTTTCGATGTTTTCTTTAAGCTTATCTATATGAGCTTTGACACAGATTCTCTCTTGAGCAATTCCGCCTTCAGCACAACTTTCGATTTGTCACCTCTTGTTCCGTCTATTTCGCTCAGCAAAAGTGTGGCGGCAATCCTGCCGATGTCTTTGACTGGCTGTCTGATCGTCGTCAAGGGCGGCTCGATCAGTTCATTCATGGAATGGTCATCGAAGCCTACAATGGACAGATCATGCGGGATTTTCAGACCCATTCGCCTCACTGTTCCAACAATCACCTCATTTAGAAACTGGTTCGTGGATATGATTGCATTCGGTCTCCTGTTCGATCTCAGGACAGACTCCAGTGACAGCGAGGCCCTCTCC
This window of the Mesotoga sp. UBA6090 genome carries:
- a CDS encoding L-fucose/L-arabinose isomerase family protein: MKKRKVGVITFSDGRDFVHNDLIEMNKGFQDRLVKALEATGEVEVVTASDIVWKPSLAKKAGKELMKAEVEATIFNYAIWCWPNLSVIASLYAPGPFLTYGQINPSYPGMVGQLAAAGALEQVGIMPERVWGDPEDSDVIERVMHFVRAASAAARLKGERYGMFGGRPMGMYTAMANGDQWLKEFGIDVEQIDQYELVVRAEKVSKDVTKEAREWLEKLATVKYDGKQLTPEKLEKQIALYEAALSIIKEYELDFVGFKGQPEMTNNYATMDIVEAFLNDPYDWHGPKETIVAATETDMDGALTMEIFKHIAQSPVLFADVRHYFEEENLLDLCNSGTHATYFAGKSMNPEDNLKHVELYPEDFYFPAGGAAVKHFAAPGRVTLARLARQNGEYIMTIVPGEFMKLSEAEEKKLSEKVQIEWPHAYVKLDTDMETFLRYYPCNHTHGVYGDFVEELVQFCDIKGIDYQILGE